Part of the Microbacterium sp. Clip185 genome is shown below.
CCACCGCGGTGTCGAGCTCGGGAACCGAGATCTCGAAGTCGTCGCGCATGGAGGCGTGCGAGGCGAGCAGCAGCTCGCCGATGGCGCGCGGGCCGTGTTCGCGGAGCGTCCTGACGGTGTCGAGCACGCGCTGATCCTCGGTCACCACGTGCCGCATCCGCCGGAAGGTGACATCGTCGGTCTTCGCCTCTGCGTCGGCGAGATCTTCGACGCGCACGTCGCGAAGCGCCGGAACGCCCATGATCGACGCGCCGAGCTCGCACGACGCGCGGCGCTCGCGGTAGCCGCCGGTCGAGTGCGAGTGCTTCACGTTCGTGTCCATGACCAGCAGCTCGAGACCCGCGGCCGCGAAGCCGAGGTCGACGATCGTGGTGTCCAGCGTGCGGCAATCGAGGAAGATCGCCGCATCCCGCTCGCCGAGCATCGAGGCCATCTGATCCATGATGCCGGTGGGCGCGCCCACCGCCTCGTTCTCCGCGACGCGGCCGACCTTCGCGAGTGCGACGCGGTCCAGGCCCAGCTCCCACACGTCATTGAGAGCGGATGCGGTCGCGCCCTCGATCGCGGCGGAGGACGAAAGCCCCGCCCCCACCGGAACGTCGGACGCGATCGCGATGTCGACGCCGGTGACGCTCGCCGCATCCCGCCCCGAAGCAGCCAGGAGCGCCCACGCGACGCCGAGCGGGTACGTGGACCACTCGGGGACGTCGTCGCGGCCCTCGGGGAACAGCGCATCGAGCTGGTCGAGCGCGACCTCGACCGGCACCGGGTCGAACGTCGACACGACGCGGATGCGGCCGTCCTCGCGCAGGCCCAGCTGCACGTGCGTGCGGTGCTCGATCGCGAACGGCAGCACGAAGCCGTCGTTGTAGTCGGTGTGCTCGCCGATCAGGTTCACCCGTCCGGGGGCCGACCAGTGCCCGAGGGGCTCGCGGCCGGTCAGCTCGACGAACAGGTCGCGGGCGGCGGCGGCCGCATCCGTCTGGGTCACAGTGATACTCCTTCTACGGCCTCGCGCAGGCGTGCGGCGGCGGTCTCGGGCGGAACGTCGCCGATCCAGGCGCCCATCGCCGCCTCGCTTCCGGCGAGATACTTCAGCTTGTCGGCCGCGCGGCGCGGCGAGGTCAGTTCGAGGTGCAGGCGAGCACCCGCGCGTCCGGTGTGGACCGGAGCCTGGTGCCACGCCGCGATGTAGGGCGTCGGGGTGTCGTAGAGCGCGTCGACGCCGCGCAGCAGCCGCAGGTACAGCGGTGCGAGTTCGTCGCGCTCGGCGTCGTTCGTCTCGGCGAAGTCGGCGACGTGGCGGTGCGGCACGAGGTGCACCTCGAGAGGCCACCGCGCGGCGAACGGCACGAAGGCGGTCCAGTGCTCGCCGGTGAGGATCACGCGCTCGCTCTGCGACTCCATCTCGAGGATGCGGTCGAAAAGGTCGTCGCCGGTGCGCTCGAGCGCGGCCAGCAGTCGCTGTGTGCGCGGGGTGACGTACGGGTACGCGTAGATCTGCCCGTGCGGATGCGGCAGGGTCACACCGATCTCCTGCCCGCGGTTCTCGAACGGGAAGACCTGCTGGATGCCGGGCAGTGCCGAGAGTGCTGCGGTGCGATCCGCCCAGGCCTCGATCACGGTGCGTGCGCGCGTGACGGTCTGGGTACCGAAGGAGCCCGCGTGCTCGGGGCTGAAGCACACCACCTCGGTGCGTCCGACGGACGTGCGGGTGCGGCCGAGTCCGTACTCGGCGAGGTCGGCGAGGCTGCGCGGCGGGTCGACGGCCGCCGGGGCATCATCGGTCGCCGCGGCGAGGGCCGGGCCGAACGAGGGCGACTTGTTCTCGAAGACAGCCACGTCGTAGCGCGATGGGATCTCGGAAGGGTTCGTCGGCGTCTGCGGGGCGAGCGGATCGAGCTCGGCCGGAGGCAGGAACGCGCGGTTCTGCCGGTTGGCGGCGATGGAGATCCAGTCGCCGGTCAGCACGTCCAGACGCATCGTCGCGGTTTCCGGACGCGGTGCCAGCTCGCGGGCGTCGATGCTGCGCTCGGGCGGGAGGGTCGTGTCGGGGTCGTCGTAGTAGATGAGCTCGCGGCCGTCGGCGAGGCACGTGGGTCGCTTCACGACGCCCGCACCGAGGAGTGCGACATCCTGCTGAGGTGTGTTCACGATAACACGCTACATTTCAGGCGTGATATCGTCAACATGACGACGGGGGCGCGATGGTTCGGGTATCGATGGCGGATGTCGCCGCGCATGCGGGCGTCTCCGCCCAGACCGTGTCGCGTGTGGTGAATCAGAGCCCGCGCGTCGACCCGGCCACGCGCGCCAGGGTCGAGGCTGCGATGAGCGCGCTGGGCTACCGGATGCACCGCGCCGCACGTGCGCTGCGCACCGGGCAGACCCGCACGATCGGTCTCGTCGTGTCCACTCTCGCCTCGGTCGGCAACTCGCGCATGCTGCAGGCGATCGCGGAGGCCGCAGCCGTACGCGACTACGCGCTCGCGATCGTCACGGTCGCAGGCACCCGCGACATCGCGGAGGCCTTCTCGCAGCTGCGCGATCAGGGGGTCGACGGAGCCGTCGTCCTGAACGAGGCGACGCGACTCGCCCGCGGAGCCGAGCCGCCCGCGGGGCTCCGTCTCGTCGTGGTCGACTCGCCACCCGACGACCGCTTCACGATCGTGCAGACCGATCACGCGGGCGGCGCGAGGCTCGCGACGCGGCACCTGCTGGATGCCGGCCATCGCACGGTGCATCACCTGGCGGGTCCGGTGACCTCCTTCGCGGCGTCCGAACGCGAGCGCGGCTGGCGCGAGGCCCTCGCCGAAGCGGGCGTCGATGAGCCCGAGCCGGAGCGCGGCGACTGGACCTCCCGCTCGGGTTACGAGCGCGGCACGGCGTTCGCCGCCGCGTCCGCCGTCTTCGTCGCGAACGACCAGATGGCCCTCGGTCTGCTGCGCGCCCTTGCCGACGCGGGCCGACGTGTTCCCGAGGACGTCGCGGTCGTGGGCTTCGACGACATCGTGGACGCGAGCGAATACCGTCCGCCGTTGACAACAGTGCGGCAGGACTTCGACGCGCTGGGCTCTCGTGCCGTCGAGGTGCTCGTGCGCATGATCGAGACGGACGAGGCCGCATCCGCGCACTCGATCGGTGCCACACTCGTCGTCCGCGACAGCGCCTGACGCGTTCCGCAAACGCGTGACGCCCCGGGACGCGGCGGCATCCCGGGGCATCACTGTCGGTGCTACTTCTGGACCGGGATGGACTGCGACTCGAGTGTCTTGATCGTCGAGTCCTGACCCTTCTGCAGAGCGTCGGCGAGCGTTCCCGAACCCGAGACGGCAGCCTTGAAGCCGTCGGAGACGTCGGCGTAGGTCTGCGTCATCGTCGGGCCCCACACGAAGTCGGGGGTGACCTCGGTGGCCGCCTGAGCGAACACGTCGTAGATCTTCTGTCCGCCGTAGAAATCGACGCCCTCGGCCAGCGACGGGAGCTTCAGGCCCTCGGTGGTCGCGGGGTAGATGTTGGCGGCCTTGTTCAGCGCGGTCAGCGCCTCGTCAGAGGTGTTCAGCCACAGGGCGAACTTCGACGCCTCGTACGGGTGCTTGCTGCCCTTGAGCACGGCGATCGACGAACCGCCCCAGTTGCCGGAGACGGCGTCGCCGGCCTTCCACTGCGGCATCTGCGCGACCGACCACTTGCCGGACGTGTCGGGTGCGCCGCTGGAGATCGAGTTGGCGCCCCAGACGGCCGAGTTCCAGGTCCAGACCTGGCTCGAGTTGTAGGCGTTGTTCCACTCGTCGGTCCAAGCCGGGTACGTGCTGACGAGGTCCTCGGAGATGAGGTCCTGCCAGTAGTCGGCGACCTTGGTCGAGGCGTCGTCGGTCAGCGAGACCTTCCACCCGTCGGAGCCGTTGTCGAACCACTGTCCGCCGGCCTGCCAGACGAAGCCCGCGAACTGGTTGATGTCGGACTGCGAGAAGTTGGTGATGTAGCCGCCGAGAGCGCGGATCTTCTTCGCGGCCTCCTTGTACTCGTCCCAGGTCGTCGGCACGGGGATGTTGTTGGCTGCGAACAGGTCGGAGCGGTAGAACAGCCCCATCGGACCGATGTCCTGCGGGATGCCGTAGACGCCGCCGTCGAGGGCGACCTGGCTCCACGCCCAGCCCACGAACTGATCCTTGGCGGAGCTCACGTCGCCGCAGTTCGCGATGTTCTCGACACCGTCCTGCACGAGGAAGTTGGGGAGCGCGTCGTACTCGATCTGGCCGAGGTCGGGGGCGTTGCCGGCCGCGATCTGGTTGAAGAAGTTCTGGTAGGTGCCGCTGTTGCCGTTGGGGCCGGTCTGCACCTTGACCTGGATGTCGGGGTTCTCGTCGTTCCAGATCTTCACGACATCCTCGATGCCGGGGATCCACGAGGTGAACTCGAGCGTGACCTGACCGTCGGCCGGTGCGCAGTCGGTTGCAGCGGCGTCGCTGCCCTGGTCGCCGCCCGCGGCACAGCCGGCGAGCAGGAACGCCGACAGCGCGAGGGCTGCGACCGCCTTCTTTCTGGGGTGCTGCATTTCCATCCCTTTCTTGGTGGTGCGTCCTTCGGGCCTTTCCGTCGGACGAGGGCCGGGCGGTTCCTTCCGCCCGGAGTCTGGGGTCACTTGATGGCGCCCGCTCCGAGGCCGCCGCGCCAGAAGCGCTGCAGCAGCAGGAACGTCACGATCAGGGGGATCACCGACAGCAGAGCGCCGATGAGGACGAGTCCGCGCAGTTCGGGCAGCTGATTCAGCTGGTTGTTCCAACCGAACAGGCCGTAGACCACGGGGAAGAGCTCTTCGCTTCGCAGCATGATCAGCGGCAGGAAGAAGTTGTTCCAGATGGCGACGAACTGGAAGAGGAACATCGTCACGAGCGCCGGCGTCATCAGCCGCATGCTCACGGTGAAGAAGGTGCGGATCTCGCCCGAGCCGTCCAGGCGCGCAGCCTCCAGCAGCTCGTCCGGCACGGAGGATGCGGCGAAGATGCGCGCGAGGTAAACGCCGAACGGGCTCACGAGCGAGGGGAGGAAGACCGCCCAGAACGTGTTCGTCAGCTGCACCTGGCTGAAGATCAGGAACAGCGGCAGAGCGAGCGCCGTGGCAGGAACGAGCACGCCGCCGAGCACGACGTTGAAGAGGAACTCCCGCCCCGGGAAGCGGTACTTCGCAAGGGCGTACCCCGCCATGGCCGCCAGCAGCGTCGCGATCGCACCGCCGAGGCCGGCGTACAGCAGCGAGTTGCCGAGCCAGCGCAGGTAGATGCCGTCGCGGTAGGCGAACAGGTCGCCGATGTTCGCGAACAGGCGGAAGTCCGCGAACCAGAGCGGGTTGGTCGTGAGGATGTCGCCGGTGTCCTTGCTGGAGGCGACCAGCAGCCACCACAGCGGCAGCAGGAAGTAGACCGTGAACACGGCCATGATGAGCATCGCCGAGCCGCGCGAGACCAGGGGTTCGCGCACGCGACGGGTGGCGCCGGTGTTCCGGCGGGTGGCGACGGTGGCGCTCATGCGTTGCCCTTCCGCTGCATGTACTTCATGAATCCGAACGAGAGCACGAACGTGGTCACGGCCAGCACGACCGAGAACGCGGCCGCGAGGTTCGGGTTGGGGATGGATGCGGTCGCGTAGACCGTCATGTTCGGGGTGTAGGTGCTGGTGACCGCAGAGCTGAAGGAGCGGAACACCTGCGGCTCCGCCAGCAGCTGCAGCGTGCCGATGATCGAGAAGATCGCGGTCATCACGATCGCCGGCCGCACGAGGGGGATCTTGATCGACCAGGCGATGCGGAACTGCCCGGCCCCGTCCAGGCGCGCTGCCTCGTAGATCTCCGTCGGGATGGACAGCAGCGACGAGTAGATGATCAGCATGTTGTAGCCGACGTAGACCCAGGTCACGACGTTCGCGATCGACCACAGCACGAGATCCGCGCCGAGGAAGTCGACGTTCTTCGTCAGGGCGGTGAACGGCGACAGGTTCGGCGAGAAGAGCGAGCCCCACATGATCGCGGCGATGACGCCGGGCACCGCGTACGGCACGAAGAACGCGAGGCGGAAGAAGCGCTTGCCCTTGACCAGCGGCGAGTCCAGCAGCAGCGCGAACAGCAGTGCGAGACCGAGCATGACGGGCACCTGCACGACGCCGAACAGCAGCATCCGCCCGACCGAGCTCCAGAACGCCTCGTTCTGGAAGACGAGCACGTACTGCGCGAACCCCCCGAAGACCTGCTCGGCCTTGCCGAAGGTGCCCTCGCGGCGCACGACGAGGGTCGACTGCACGATCGCGAACAGGATCGGGGCGACGTAGAACAGGGTGAACAGGATGCCGAACGGCACCAGCAGGAACGCGATCGCCGCCTTGTGCGGCACCCGCGTCCGGCGCCGCGCGGGCGCGTGGGTGATGGTCACAGGGACTCCTCGATGATCCGGACGGCGCCGGCGGCCACGACCGCGGTGCCGTCGACCGGCTGGTCGGTGAGCAGATCGCGGCCGCGGGCATCGACGGCGACCTCGTTGTCTGAGTGGTTGATGACGAACAGATACGAGCCCTGCTCGCCTCGCCGGCGCACGACCTCGACGCCGGGGATGCGCGAGGCGTCGGGCTCGAGCCCGGCCTCCGCCGCCATCCGCGAGACGATCCCGGCGTAGGAGGACGCGTCCGGCTGGGTTGCGAGGTACCACGCGGAGCCCGTGCCCACGGTGCGACGGGTGAGGGCGGGCATCCCGCTCGCCGGGCCGTCGACGAACGTGTCGACGACCTCCGCATCCGTCGCCCGCATCCGCTCGGTCCACACGCTCCCGACGGCGCCCGAGTCGAGGCGCACCGTGTGCCCGGGCTCGAGCGGGGCGAACTCCTCCGCGGTGACTCCGAGCAGGTCGCGGAACGCGCCGGGGTAGCCGCCCAGGCGCACCGCGTCGCGCTCGTCGACGGTGCCGCTGAAGAAGGTGATGAGCACCGCGGCGCCGGACGCGGCACGGTCGGCGATGACCGCCGCATCCGCATCCCGCACGAGGTGGAGAGCGGGGACGACGACGAGGTCGTAGCCGTCGAGAGGGGCGCCAGGACGCACGACGTCGACCGTGAGACCCGCCGCCGTCAGCGCGGCGTGCGCGGCGTGCACCTGCTCGAGGTAGGCGAGCGCCTCGCTCGGGCGCCCCTCGCCCTCCGCGGCCCACCAGCTCTCCCAGCTGAAGAGGAGGGCGGCCTGTGCGTGAACCCGCGTGCCCACGACGGGCGCGAGCGCGCGGAGCGTGCGGCCGAGCTCGCGCACGCGCTGCCAGGCCTCGGTCTCGGTGCCGGCGTGGGGAACCAGGGCGGAGTGGTACTTCTCCGCACCCTGCGCGGAGGCCCGCCACTGGAAGAAGCAGATGCCGTCGGCGCCGCGCGCGACGTGCGCGATGACGTTGCGCAGCAGCTCGCCGTCGCTCTTCGCGAGGTTGTACGGCTGCCAGTTGACCGCACCGGTGGAGGTCTCCATGAGCAGCCACGGCGCGCCCTGGGCGAGTCCGCGGGTCAGATCGGCCGCGAACGATAGTTCGGCGCGGGGGAGCGGGAGGCGGTTGTCGAGGTAGTGGTCGTTGGCGATGACGTCCATCTCGCCCGCCCACGACCAGTAGTCGAGGTTGCGGATGTGGGCGGTCACCATGAAATTCGTGGTCACCGGCACCGCGCTCGACGCGCGGATGATGGCGGCCTCCGCGCGATAGAGACCGAGCTGCTCGTCGGAGCTGAAACGGTGGAAGTCGAGCATCTGGCCGGGGTTGCGCAGCGACAGGGCGCGGCGCGGGGGCAGGACGTCGTCCCAGGTGCCGCAGCGCTGGCTCCAGAACGCCGTGCCCCAGGCGTCGTTGAGCGCCTCGATCGTCTCGTAGCGGCGCTGCAGCCAGCCGCGGAAGGCGTCGGCGCTCGCATCGCAGTAGCAGAGCGCGTTGTGGCAGCCGAGCTCGTTCGACACGTGCCACAGGACGACCGCCGGGTGGCTCCCGTAGCGCTCGGCGACCCTGGTGACGACTTCGGCGGCGTAGGAACGGAAGACGGGGGAGCTGGGGCAGTAGGCCTGACGTCCGCCCGGCCAGGCGCGCACGCCGTCCTCCGACACGGGCAGGACCTCGGGGTGGATGCGGCTGAGCCACGGCGGCGGGGAGGCGGTGCCGGTGCCGAGGTTCACCCGGATGCCGTGGGTGTGCAACAGCTCGATGATGTCATCGAGAGCGGTGAAGTCCCACTCGCCCGGAGCGGGGTTGATGTCCGACCAGCCGAAGACGTTGATGGCCACGAGGCTGACGCCGGCCTCGTTCATCAGGCGGACGTCCTCTTCCCACACCGACCGGTCCCACTGCTCGGGGTTGTAGTCGCTGCCGAAGACGATTCCGTCTGCGGCGAGGGTGGCGAGATGGGCGGCGTCGGGCATCCCGTGGCGCTCCTTTGCGTGGCTGTGAACGTGCACACATTCGCGTGCGAAGAATCTCGGGCGAGAATCTGTGAACGTGCACAGATTGTCACGGTTCGCCGCATCCGTCAAGCGCAGCAGCGCCGATAGGCTGGCGCCCATGGCCGCATCCCCATCCGGACCCCGCCGCTCCACGGTGCACGACGTGGCGCGCGCTGCCGGGGTGTCCCGGGGCACGGTCAGCCGCGTGCTCAACGGCGGGTATGTGTCGGAGCAGGCGCGCGAGGCCATCCACCGCGCCATCAGCGAGGTCGGGTACGTGCCCAACACGGCGGCGCGCAACCTCGTGCGCCAGCGCACGCAGGCGGTCGGGTTCATCGTGCACGAGCCGCACTCGCTGTTCCTCGAGGACCCCAACATCGGCGGCATCATGCTGGGTGCCAACACGACGCTCTCGCAGGCGGACTACCAGATGGTGTGCGTCGTCGTGGACACCGCACGCGACACCGACCGGGTCGCCCGGTACCTCTCCGGCGGCTTCGTCGACGGTGCCGTCATCGTCTCGGCCCGTCACCAGGACCCCATCTCCGACGTCGTCGAGCGGCTCCGGCTCCCCGTCGCCTTCGTCGGCCACCCGCCCGGGATCAGCGGCGCCTGGGTCGGCATCGACAACCGCGGCGCCGCCGAGGCCGTCGTCACCCGACTCCGCGAGACGGGTCGCCGGCGCATCGGCATGATCGCCGCGGCCCTGGACCGGGACTCGGGCAGCGACCGCCTCGCCGGGTTCCGCGCGGCGCTGGGCGACGCGTTCGATCCCGCGCTGGTGGAACCCGTCGACCTGTACGCCTTCGCCGACGGTGCTGCCGGCATGGCTCGCCTGCTCGAGCGCGCCCCCGACCTCGACGGCGTGTTCGCCGCATCCGATGCCGTCGCAGCCGGTGCCATGCAGGCGCTCCGTGCGGCAGGGCGGAGGGTCCCCGAGGACGTCGGGGTGGTGGGCTTCGACGACAGTGCGTGGGCGACGCGCACGTCGCCCCAGCTGTCCACCGTGCACCAGCCCGCCGAGGGACTCGGCGCCGCCGCCGCCGCCGCCGTGCTCGCACAGCTCGACGGCGACCAGAGCGTGCGCACCGGCATCCTGCTTGACGCGCCCGTGGTCTGGCGCGACTCCGCCTGACGCGCGGGGTGGTGGCGACCGCATCCGTGCCCGAACTCCTGCAGAATCGCCCGTCGGGGGCGGATGCGGGGGCTGCACGCTGGTTGTGCAGGAGTTCGGGTGCACAGTTCGGCCGGAACGTGCCGGTGCCGGGGTTGCCCCGCCCGAGCGGGCCGGTGCTGGCTGAGTTGTGCTGGCTGGGGTGTCGGGGCGGCGCGGTCGGAGCTGATCCTGGCGCGGGTCGGGTGGTGGCGGCCGCATCCGTGCCCGAACTCCTGCAGAATCGCCCGTCGGGGGCGGATGCGGGGGCTGCGCGCCGGTTGTGCAGGAGTTCGGGCGCGCAGCTCCGTCAGCACCCGCACGGAACCGGCACCCGCACGGAACCGGCACCCGCACGGAACCGGCACCCGCACGGAACCGGCACCCGCACGGAACAGCAACGACCCGGAACCGCACCGCCCGGAAACCTGAAACGGGCGTCCGCGGCCGCGATCCGGAGGGATGCGGCGGCGGACGCCCGCTCGACGTGCGGTGGTCAGGCCCGGCGGCGGGCCTCCCAGCCCGAGCGCACCATCTCGTCGACCGAGTACCGGTTCGCCCACTCGAGGTCGCGCGCGGCGAGCTCGCCCGTGGCGACGATGCGGTCGGGGTCGCCGGCGCGGCGCGGGCCGACGACGGGCGTGAAGTCGATGCCGGTCACGCGGGCCATCGCGTCCATGATCTGGCGTACCGAGAGGCCGTTCTGCGACCCGAGGTTGTACGCGGCCTCGAGCGGCTCGCCCGCGGCGAGCCGGCGGGCGGCGACGGCGTGAGCGGCGGCGATGTCGGCGACGTGCACGTAGTCGCGCACGTTGGTGCCGTCCTCCGTGTCGTAGTCGTCGCCGTTGATCTGCGGGGTCTCGCCCGCGATCAGCTTCTCGAACACGATGGGAAACAGGTTGTGCGGGCTGGTGTCGTAGACCTCGGGGTCACCCGAGCCGACGACATTGAAGTACCGCAGCGAGGTGTGCCGCAGCGGCGCATCCTCGTCGGCCGTCGCGACGGCCTGGTCGCGGATGAGCCACTCGCCGATCAGCTTCGACTCGCCGTACGGCGAGGCCGGGCGCTTGGGCAGATCCTCGACGACCAGCGGCACGTCAGGGGTGCCGTAGACGGCGGCACTGGAGGAGAACACGAGCTTGTCGACGCCTGCCGCCGCCATCGCGGCGAGCACGACGCGCGTGCCCTCGACGTTCTGCTCGTACGTGTGCAGCGGGCGCTTCACCGAGACGCCGGCGTACTTGTACCCGGCGACGTGGATGACGCCGGTCACCTCATACTGGC
Proteins encoded:
- the galK gene encoding galactokinase, with protein sequence MTQTDAAAAARDLFVELTGREPLGHWSAPGRVNLIGEHTDYNDGFVLPFAIEHRTHVQLGLREDGRIRVVSTFDPVPVEVALDQLDALFPEGRDDVPEWSTYPLGVAWALLAASGRDAASVTGVDIAIASDVPVGAGLSSSAAIEGATASALNDVWELGLDRVALAKVGRVAENEAVGAPTGIMDQMASMLGERDAAIFLDCRTLDTTIVDLGFAAAGLELLVMDTNVKHSHSTGGYRERRASCELGASIMGVPALRDVRVEDLADAEAKTDDVTFRRMRHVVTEDQRVLDTVRTLREHGPRAIGELLLASHASMRDDFEISVPELDTAVEAAMAAGAIGARMTGGGFGGAAIALVDADRTDTVSDAVRRAFADAGFTAPTIFTVTPSAGAHRDA
- the galT gene encoding galactose-1-phosphate uridylyltransferase encodes the protein MNTPQQDVALLGAGVVKRPTCLADGRELIYYDDPDTTLPPERSIDARELAPRPETATMRLDVLTGDWISIAANRQNRAFLPPAELDPLAPQTPTNPSEIPSRYDVAVFENKSPSFGPALAAATDDAPAAVDPPRSLADLAEYGLGRTRTSVGRTEVVCFSPEHAGSFGTQTVTRARTVIEAWADRTAALSALPGIQQVFPFENRGQEIGVTLPHPHGQIYAYPYVTPRTQRLLAALERTGDDLFDRILEMESQSERVILTGEHWTAFVPFAARWPLEVHLVPHRHVADFAETNDAERDELAPLYLRLLRGVDALYDTPTPYIAAWHQAPVHTGRAGARLHLELTSPRRAADKLKYLAGSEAAMGAWIGDVPPETAAARLREAVEGVSL
- a CDS encoding LacI family DNA-binding transcriptional regulator, with product MVRVSMADVAAHAGVSAQTVSRVVNQSPRVDPATRARVEAAMSALGYRMHRAARALRTGQTRTIGLVVSTLASVGNSRMLQAIAEAAAVRDYALAIVTVAGTRDIAEAFSQLRDQGVDGAVVLNEATRLARGAEPPAGLRLVVVDSPPDDRFTIVQTDHAGGARLATRHLLDAGHRTVHHLAGPVTSFAASERERGWREALAEAGVDEPEPERGDWTSRSGYERGTAFAAASAVFVANDQMALGLLRALADAGRRVPEDVAVVGFDDIVDASEYRPPLTTVRQDFDALGSRAVEVLVRMIETDEAASAHSIGATLVVRDSA
- a CDS encoding ABC transporter substrate-binding protein; this encodes MQHPRKKAVAALALSAFLLAGCAAGGDQGSDAAATDCAPADGQVTLEFTSWIPGIEDVVKIWNDENPDIQVKVQTGPNGNSGTYQNFFNQIAAGNAPDLGQIEYDALPNFLVQDGVENIANCGDVSSAKDQFVGWAWSQVALDGGVYGIPQDIGPMGLFYRSDLFAANNIPVPTTWDEYKEAAKKIRALGGYITNFSQSDINQFAGFVWQAGGQWFDNGSDGWKVSLTDDASTKVADYWQDLISEDLVSTYPAWTDEWNNAYNSSQVWTWNSAVWGANSISSGAPDTSGKWSVAQMPQWKAGDAVSGNWGGSSIAVLKGSKHPYEASKFALWLNTSDEALTALNKAANIYPATTEGLKLPSLAEGVDFYGGQKIYDVFAQAATEVTPDFVWGPTMTQTYADVSDGFKAAVSGSGTLADALQKGQDSTIKTLESQSIPVQK
- a CDS encoding carbohydrate ABC transporter permease; this translates as MSATVATRRNTGATRRVREPLVSRGSAMLIMAVFTVYFLLPLWWLLVASSKDTGDILTTNPLWFADFRLFANIGDLFAYRDGIYLRWLGNSLLYAGLGGAIATLLAAMAGYALAKYRFPGREFLFNVVLGGVLVPATALALPLFLIFSQVQLTNTFWAVFLPSLVSPFGVYLARIFAASSVPDELLEAARLDGSGEIRTFFTVSMRLMTPALVTMFLFQFVAIWNNFFLPLIMLRSEELFPVVYGLFGWNNQLNQLPELRGLVLIGALLSVIPLIVTFLLLQRFWRGGLGAGAIK
- a CDS encoding carbohydrate ABC transporter permease: MTITHAPARRRTRVPHKAAIAFLLVPFGILFTLFYVAPILFAIVQSTLVVRREGTFGKAEQVFGGFAQYVLVFQNEAFWSSVGRMLLFGVVQVPVMLGLALLFALLLDSPLVKGKRFFRLAFFVPYAVPGVIAAIMWGSLFSPNLSPFTALTKNVDFLGADLVLWSIANVVTWVYVGYNMLIIYSSLLSIPTEIYEAARLDGAGQFRIAWSIKIPLVRPAIVMTAIFSIIGTLQLLAEPQVFRSFSSAVTSTYTPNMTVYATASIPNPNLAAAFSVVLAVTTFVLSFGFMKYMQRKGNA
- a CDS encoding beta-galactosidase — its product is MPDAAHLATLAADGIVFGSDYNPEQWDRSVWEEDVRLMNEAGVSLVAINVFGWSDINPAPGEWDFTALDDIIELLHTHGIRVNLGTGTASPPPWLSRIHPEVLPVSEDGVRAWPGGRQAYCPSSPVFRSYAAEVVTRVAERYGSHPAVVLWHVSNELGCHNALCYCDASADAFRGWLQRRYETIEALNDAWGTAFWSQRCGTWDDVLPPRRALSLRNPGQMLDFHRFSSDEQLGLYRAEAAIIRASSAVPVTTNFMVTAHIRNLDYWSWAGEMDVIANDHYLDNRLPLPRAELSFAADLTRGLAQGAPWLLMETSTGAVNWQPYNLAKSDGELLRNVIAHVARGADGICFFQWRASAQGAEKYHSALVPHAGTETEAWQRVRELGRTLRALAPVVGTRVHAQAALLFSWESWWAAEGEGRPSEALAYLEQVHAAHAALTAAGLTVDVVRPGAPLDGYDLVVVPALHLVRDADAAVIADRAASGAAVLITFFSGTVDERDAVRLGGYPGAFRDLLGVTAEEFAPLEPGHTVRLDSGAVGSVWTERMRATDAEVVDTFVDGPASGMPALTRRTVGTGSAWYLATQPDASSYAGIVSRMAAEAGLEPDASRIPGVEVVRRRGEQGSYLFVINHSDNEVAVDARGRDLLTDQPVDGTAVVAAGAVRIIEESL
- a CDS encoding LacI family DNA-binding transcriptional regulator, producing MAASPSGPRRSTVHDVARAAGVSRGTVSRVLNGGYVSEQAREAIHRAISEVGYVPNTAARNLVRQRTQAVGFIVHEPHSLFLEDPNIGGIMLGANTTLSQADYQMVCVVVDTARDTDRVARYLSGGFVDGAVIVSARHQDPISDVVERLRLPVAFVGHPPGISGAWVGIDNRGAAEAVVTRLRETGRRRIGMIAAALDRDSGSDRLAGFRAALGDAFDPALVEPVDLYAFADGAAGMARLLERAPDLDGVFAASDAVAAGAMQALRAAGRRVPEDVGVVGFDDSAWATRTSPQLSTVHQPAEGLGAAAAAAVLAQLDGDQSVRTGILLDAPVVWRDSA
- the galE gene encoding UDP-glucose 4-epimerase GalE, whose amino-acid sequence is MTWLVTGGAGYIGAHVVRALTAAGLAPIVLDDLSSGHAAFVPEGVPFVRGSILQRDLVEQTLRQYEVTGVIHVAGYKYAGVSVKRPLHTYEQNVEGTRVVLAAMAAAGVDKLVFSSSAAVYGTPDVPLVVEDLPKRPASPYGESKLIGEWLIRDQAVATADEDAPLRHTSLRYFNVVGSGDPEVYDTSPHNLFPIVFEKLIAGETPQINGDDYDTEDGTNVRDYVHVADIAAAHAVAARRLAAGEPLEAAYNLGSQNGLSVRQIMDAMARVTGIDFTPVVGPRRAGDPDRIVATGELAARDLEWANRYSVDEMVRSGWEARRRA